CATAACAAGGCAAAAAGCGTCGAAGCTGCCATTAAATACTTTGCTATGGGCTCGCTCTCGGCTGGCTTTTTTGCAATGGCAATAGCGATGTTTTATCTAGCGACAAACTCAATAGACATCACCCGTATCGGTATTGTGATAAAAGATCTTAGTCTAAATCAAAATTTGATCATTTTATTAGGCTGTGTTTTCATTGCCTCTGCCATTGGTTTTAAGCTCTCACTCATACCATTTCACACATGGATACCAGACGTTTATGAGGGTTCAAATGCCCCGCTAGCAGGCTATATGTCGATCGTGCCAAAGGTGGCAGCTTTTATCGTCGCGTTAAGAATTTTTACGATGCTTGAGGGCTCACAAATTTCATGGATAAAAGATATGCTCTACATCATCGCCGTACTTACGATGAGCCTTGCAAACATCATGGCGCTAGTGCAAAAAGACGTAAAAAGGATGCTTGCTTTTAGCTCCATAGCTCACGCTGGTGTCGTACTCTGTGCGCTTGTGGCAAATTCTCATGAGGCAAATGTCGCCTTATTTTTTTACTGGGTTATGTTTTTGTTTGCAAATTTGGGCGCATTTTCTATGCTTTGGGTGGCAAGATGTGACGACGTCGTCTGCTGGGACAAGCGCTTCAAGCATCCATTTGAGAAATTTTCAGGGCTTATAAAAATTTTACCAAGCTACGCTGTGATAATGGGAATTTTCATGATCGCCCTTGCTGGCATACCGCCTTTTAGCGTATTTTGGGGCAAGATGGTGCTTATTTCATCGCTTATCAAGTCTGGTTATATCGTACTTAGCGTTATAATCATGATAAATTCTGCCATTGCGATTTATTACTATTTAAAGCTAATCGTCTTTATGTTTCTAAAAGAGCCAATCGTAAAAGATAAAAATCTCTACACCGCAAATATCTCGATGGCATTAAAAGTAATTGTTGGCATTGCAGTAGCTGGAACGGCCTTTTCATTTTTATTTTCTGGAGCGATTTTGGAATTTATTGAGCATTTTGTCTTTGCTTCAGGATTTTAGAAAATTTAACTATAATTGCGGCATGAAAAAGCTCTTAATTATTTTATTTTTTCCGCTTTATCTAACCGCTTTTAATCTTAGCCTAAATAGCGGCGCAAATGGTGATAAACCTTATAGCGTTCTTCAGCTAAGCGATGAGCAAGAATTTGAATGCGTGGAGCAAATTTTAGCTTACGACACCAAACGCTATGTATGCATGCTAGATGATGAAATTTTGCCAAAAATTGAAGATACGACACTGCCATTAATGGATATAAAATATAAAAAGCAAGATGGCAAACTTTTTATCGTCATAATGCCAAAAGCACCGTCAAAACTGCTAAATATAAAAACTGAGCTTTATAGTAGTCAAAACGTGCAAGATAGCCCAAAAACAACCATTTCAAAACACTTTAGCATAATCATAGATACTTCGCTCAGTGAAAATAGCAAGAGAAAGTCTGGGCTAAATTTTAAACCCGATTTTAAAGATATGCTAAATCCTAGTATCGGAGCGCTTGATCTTAACAAAGCCCCTATTGCTGGGCTTGATAGTAATGACATTGATATATACATAAGCATAAAAAGAGCTTATGAAAAGGGTGCTTATGAAAATGTAGTAAAAGATACTCAAACAGCGATAGAAAGGCATCCAAATAGCCTTTTTTCAAGCGAATTTTTACTATTTCGCCTAAGAGCTCTTGATAAAATTTTTGAGTCAAAAAATGAGTTTGAAGAGATCGAACCAAAAGATATCGTAAGCGAAGGTAGGGCTTGGATCAGAAAATTTCCATCTGATGAAAACTATCCAGAGGTGCTCTACCTAATCGCTAGAGCCTACCTAAAAGATAGCATTGCAAGTGATGCAAAATATATGCTTGATATCTTAAACGAAGAGCATGCAAACTCAAAATTTACAAAACTTGCAGCGCTTGATTACGCTGATTATCTCTACAAGATAGGCAGACAAAAAGAGGCGCTAAAAGACTATGAAAAAGTGCTTTACTCCACAAACGACATCGACCTTGCAAGTAGAGCAGCACTAAGCCTAGCTGATGCAAATATTGATAAAGAAAAATTTGATGAAGCAAAGAAATTTATACTAAAAATCGCAAATGCGAATGAAAAATTTTTTATGAATAACCCAGCAAAGTCGATGAATCTTGCAACTACATTTGCAAGTAAAGATATGCCTGATGTGGCTGCTAAAATTTATGAAATCTTGATAAATAATAGCGATAGAACGAAAGATTTTTATGAAGTTGCTTTAAAAAATTTAGCACTAAATCTAGCCAAAACAAAAGATGAGAAAAAAGCATATGAATACTTAAATAGATATGAGACAGAGTTTAAATATGGTGATTATATCGATGAGGTGACTAAAGCAAAAGATGGATTATTCTTTGAAGAAGAGGATAAAAATGCAACTGCACTTCATGCAAGATATAAAGAGCTAATTGAAAAATATGCTGGAACAAATATTAGCCAAAAGGCTCTAATAAGCGAGCTTGAGCTGGATATTAAAGAGCGTAAATTCTCCGATGCACTATCTTACAAAACCATGGCAAAAGATGGAAATTTAAGTAAGGCAATGGAGCTGATAAATGAGGCTGCGCTAGAGCTTACAAAAGAGTATTTTATAAAAGATGATTGCACGGCTGTTATAAATTTACTTGAAAACTACGATATAAATAAAATCTCATTACCGCAATTTAAGCTCTTTAACTGCTATTACAGAACGGCCCGCTACAACGATGCACTTGAGCTCGCAAAAGCTCATGCAAAAGATGAAAATTTAGAAGATAGAGTTGAGTGGCTGGTAAATTTGAGCAAAATTTTATATAAAAATAAAGACTACGAGCATGCGATCATTGCCGCAAATGATGCGCTTTCACTTGGCTCATCAGTCGAATATTCAGATCCAACACCATCTCTTTTTGACAGGTTTTACTCATTGCTTGCGTTAAAACGCTTTACGGAGGCGATCTCAACCATTAGTGCTATTGAGCGGCTAAGAG
Above is a window of Campylobacter concisus ATCC 51562 DNA encoding:
- the nuoN gene encoding NADH-quinone oxidoreductase subunit NuoN — translated: MNEIAFLDLKEISLSSVAPMLSMIIFALFILIVGTIKKDLSRNFYCVFCIIAIFVNLGLILDFNGLSLSFWDMLLVDGVSIISQVIILIASALFIPLALSTKEYFEYKIYEYYALFLFMIAGFLFMVSSNNLLIIFLGLEISSLCLYTLIALHNKAKSVEAAIKYFAMGSLSAGFFAMAIAMFYLATNSIDITRIGIVIKDLSLNQNLIILLGCVFIASAIGFKLSLIPFHTWIPDVYEGSNAPLAGYMSIVPKVAAFIVALRIFTMLEGSQISWIKDMLYIIAVLTMSLANIMALVQKDVKRMLAFSSIAHAGVVLCALVANSHEANVALFFYWVMFLFANLGAFSMLWVARCDDVVCWDKRFKHPFEKFSGLIKILPSYAVIMGIFMIALAGIPPFSVFWGKMVLISSLIKSGYIVLSVIIMINSAIAIYYYLKLIVFMFLKEPIVKDKNLYTANISMALKVIVGIAVAGTAFSFLFSGAILEFIEHFVFASGF
- a CDS encoding tetratricopeptide repeat protein, whose protein sequence is MKKLLIILFFPLYLTAFNLSLNSGANGDKPYSVLQLSDEQEFECVEQILAYDTKRYVCMLDDEILPKIEDTTLPLMDIKYKKQDGKLFIVIMPKAPSKLLNIKTELYSSQNVQDSPKTTISKHFSIIIDTSLSENSKRKSGLNFKPDFKDMLNPSIGALDLNKAPIAGLDSNDIDIYISIKRAYEKGAYENVVKDTQTAIERHPNSLFSSEFLLFRLRALDKIFESKNEFEEIEPKDIVSEGRAWIRKFPSDENYPEVLYLIARAYLKDSIASDAKYMLDILNEEHANSKFTKLAALDYADYLYKIGRQKEALKDYEKVLYSTNDIDLASRAALSLADANIDKEKFDEAKKFILKIANANEKFFMNNPAKSMNLATTFASKDMPDVAAKIYEILINNSDRTKDFYEVALKNLALNLAKTKDEKKAYEYLNRYETEFKYGDYIDEVTKAKDGLFFEEEDKNATALHARYKELIEKYAGTNISQKALISELELDIKERKFSDALSYKTMAKDGNLSKAMELINEAALELTKEYFIKDDCTAVINLLENYDINKISLPQFKLFNCYYRTARYNDALELAKAHAKDENLEDRVEWLVNLSKILYKNKDYEHAIIAANDALSLGSSVEYSDPTPSLFDRFYSLLALKRFTEAISTISAIERLRGQDFKIIEAYTAISDYAMKSNDYAIATTYAKKALELQTKAKINTFSPKINFNYSEASLKTDNLDEALDEAKFILNMKLGPEDHLHALNLISEIYIRQKQFKLARPYLNECSDSNFVSPYKDACKAKLDMIGKN